A stretch of Nitrospirota bacterium DNA encodes these proteins:
- the tuf gene encoding elongation factor Tu (EF-Tu; promotes GTP-dependent binding of aminoacyl-tRNA to the A-site of ribosomes during protein biosynthesis; when the tRNA anticodon matches the mRNA codon, GTP hydrolysis results; the inactive EF-Tu-GDP leaves the ribosome and release of GDP is promoted by elongation factor Ts; many prokaryotes have two copies of the gene encoding EF-Tu), whose product AKLPTGVEMVMPGDNVTMEIELITPIAMEKELRFAVREGGRTVGAGVVTEVVE is encoded by the coding sequence AGCGAAGCTTCCGACGGGAGTGGAGATGGTAATGCCCGGAGACAACGTGACGATGGAGATAGAGCTGATAACACCGATAGCAATGGAGAAGGAATTGAGGTTTGCGGTGAGAGAAGGCGGCAGGACAGTAGGCGCCGGAGTCGTGACAGAGGTTGTTGAGTAA
- the rpmG gene encoding 50S ribosomal protein L33, translating into MQDIVLLQCTSCKGKNYTTTKNKKNTTEKLALKKYCKHCRKHVDHKETKA; encoded by the coding sequence ATGCAGGACATCGTACTTTTACAATGCACCAGCTGCAAAGGCAAGAATTACACGACCACTAAGAATAAAAAAAACACGACCGAAAAGCTTGCCCTGAAGAAGTATTGTAAACATTGCAGAAAGCATGTTGATCACAAAGAGACAAAGGCGTAG
- the secE gene encoding preprotein translocase subunit SecE, translating to MLERIKEFFREVKVELKKVVFPGKDEVIGSTKVVLAMVFIISIFLGLIDLLLSKLIGMVVK from the coding sequence ATGTTAGAGAGGATAAAAGAATTTTTCAGAGAAGTAAAGGTTGAACTGAAGAAGGTGGTATTCCCTGGAAAGGATGAAGTGATTGGTTCAACAAAAGTTGTGCTTGCGATGGTATTTATCATATCAATATTTTTAGGACTAATTGACTTGCTGCTTTCCAAGCTGATTGGCATGGTAGTAAAGTAG
- the nusG gene encoding transcription termination/antitermination protein NusG: MAKQWYVVHTYSGFEEKVKTSIKDNAQRRGQEDKVGQILIPTEKVVELKAGKKKETTKKFYPGYILIEMDLDDDTWHLVNSTPRVTGFVGGEKPTPLHPEEMDVIVQQIEKGPSTQIKTQFERGDAVRIMDGAFVNFNGFVDEVDNVHNKLKVMVTIFGRSTPVELNFMQVEKT, from the coding sequence ATGGCGAAACAGTGGTATGTAGTGCATACTTATTCAGGGTTTGAAGAAAAGGTCAAGACAAGTATCAAGGACAACGCCCAGCGAAGAGGTCAGGAAGACAAGGTCGGACAGATTTTGATCCCCACGGAAAAAGTCGTGGAACTTAAGGCGGGGAAGAAAAAGGAAACCACGAAAAAGTTTTATCCGGGATATATTCTCATTGAGATGGACCTTGATGATGATACGTGGCATCTTGTAAACAGCACCCCGAGGGTCACCGGATTTGTCGGAGGGGAAAAGCCGACGCCTTTGCACCCTGAAGAAATGGACGTTATTGTCCAGCAGATAGAAAAAGGCCCTTCCACCCAGATCAAGACACAGTTTGAAAGGGGCGATGCCGTAAGGATAATGGACGGCGCTTTTGTCAACTTCAACGGGTTTGTTGATGAAGTCGACAACGTTCATAATAAACTGAAAGTTATGGTTACAATATTCGGCAGGTCAACGCCGGTTGAATTAAACTTCATGCAGGTGGAGAAAACATAA
- the rplK gene encoding 50S ribosomal protein L11 codes for MAQKEITAQVKLQVTAGKANPAPPIGPALGPHGINIMDFCKAFNAQTQALGDTIIPVVLTIYKDRSFTFILKTPPASELIKKAAGIIKGSSTPNKDKVGKLTMDQVREIAKTKMPDLNAFSLEKAVNTIKGTARSMGVDIVE; via the coding sequence ATGGCACAGAAGGAAATAACAGCACAGGTAAAACTTCAGGTAACGGCAGGAAAGGCAAACCCTGCCCCGCCAATAGGTCCGGCGCTCGGCCCTCATGGAATTAATATTATGGATTTCTGCAAGGCGTTTAACGCCCAGACCCAGGCTTTGGGAGATACGATCATTCCGGTTGTGCTTACGATCTACAAAGACCGCTCGTTCACATTTATCCTTAAAACCCCTCCCGCGTCTGAACTAATCAAGAAGGCGGCAGGTATAATTAAAGGTTCGAGCACGCCCAACAAGGACAAAGTCGGCAAGCTCACAATGGACCAGGTCAGGGAAATTGCAAAGACAAAAATGCCTGACCTTAACGCATTCAGTCTTGAGAAGGCCGTTAACACCATCAAGGGCACTGCCAGGAGCATGGGAGTTGATATAGTAGAATAG
- a CDS encoding 50S ribosomal protein L1, whose translation MNKKHSSAKEKIDSTKQYDIKEAVDLVKQLAHTKFDETVDLAMNLGVDPKKSDQMIRGSVVLPHGLGKKVRVLVFAKGEKAMEATSAGADFVGAEDMLEKINGGWLDFDKVVATPDIMGVVGKLGKVLGPRGLMPNPKSGTVTFDVGKAVKDLMAGKADYRTEKAGVVHVSIGKVSFDGDKLLDNAKAVIRAIEKAKPSSSKGKYLKKISISSTMGVGVSINVASVATV comes from the coding sequence ATGAATAAAAAACACAGCAGCGCAAAAGAAAAAATAGATAGTACAAAACAATACGATATCAAGGAAGCGGTTGATCTTGTCAAACAGCTTGCTCATACAAAATTTGATGAGACAGTTGACCTGGCAATGAACCTCGGCGTAGACCCCAAAAAGTCAGACCAGATGATAAGAGGAAGCGTTGTGCTGCCTCACGGGCTTGGGAAAAAGGTCAGAGTGCTTGTTTTCGCAAAGGGTGAAAAAGCGATGGAAGCAACAAGCGCCGGCGCTGATTTTGTAGGGGCAGAGGACATGCTGGAGAAGATCAACGGCGGATGGCTTGACTTTGACAAGGTGGTTGCAACGCCTGACATCATGGGTGTTGTCGGCAAGCTTGGAAAAGTCCTCGGACCAAGAGGGCTCATGCCCAACCCGAAGTCGGGGACCGTTACGTTTGACGTAGGCAAGGCGGTAAAAGATTTAATGGCCGGTAAAGCCGACTACAGAACGGAAAAGGCCGGAGTCGTTCACGTTTCAATCGGCAAGGTGTCGTTTGACGGCGATAAACTCCTGGACAATGCCAAAGCCGTTATAAGGGCCATTGAAAAGGCAAAGCCGTCTTCGAGCAAAGGGAAATATCTTAAAAAAATATCCATCTCATCTACGATGGGAGTTGGAGTTTCAATAAACGTTGCCAGTGTGGCAACTGTATAA
- the rplJ gene encoding 50S ribosomal protein L10: MKELNKGEKKIAVSELQDKFQKAKGVVFTEYRGLTVEEISGLRNSLRSAALEFKVVKNTLAKIAAKGTSVEAAKDNFSGPVGIAIGYDDPVLLVKKVLEYSKTNEKLQIKGGLIEGGVYNLDALKTISALPSREIQLAMLAGAMQAPVSKLARLLNATLSQFAYAMEALKQKRG, translated from the coding sequence GTGAAAGAGCTGAATAAGGGAGAGAAGAAAATAGCAGTTTCAGAGCTTCAGGACAAATTTCAGAAGGCAAAGGGAGTTGTATTTACTGAGTACCGGGGGCTAACCGTCGAAGAGATCTCAGGTTTAAGAAACAGCCTGAGATCTGCCGCGCTGGAATTCAAAGTTGTCAAGAACACGCTTGCCAAGATAGCCGCAAAGGGAACATCTGTAGAAGCTGCAAAAGATAATTTTTCAGGGCCCGTAGGAATCGCCATCGGTTATGACGACCCTGTGCTTCTCGTAAAGAAAGTGCTTGAATACAGCAAGACTAACGAGAAGCTGCAGATAAAGGGCGGTCTTATCGAGGGCGGAGTTTACAATCTTGACGCGCTGAAGACTATCTCGGCATTACCGTCGAGAGAGATCCAGTTGGCCATGCTCGCCGGGGCCATGCAGGCGCCTGTGAGCAAGCTTGCAAGATTATTGAATGCAACGCTCTCGCAGTTTGCGTATGCGATGGAAGCATTAAAACAGAAACGTGGGTAA
- the rplL gene encoding 50S ribosomal protein L7/L12 — protein MSATKDQVFEFIDKMTILEMSEFIKDFETRYGVSAAAPVAVAAAGAAPAAAAAAEEKTSFDVVLAAAGDKKIQVIKVVRELTSLGLKEAKDLVDGAPKPVKTGVSKEEAEAIKAKLEEQGAKVELK, from the coding sequence ATGTCTGCAACAAAAGATCAGGTGTTTGAGTTTATTGATAAAATGACCATATTGGAGATGTCGGAGTTCATTAAGGATTTTGAAACACGCTACGGAGTTTCGGCAGCAGCGCCGGTTGCAGTAGCAGCAGCAGGGGCAGCCCCGGCAGCAGCCGCAGCAGCGGAAGAGAAAACGAGTTTTGATGTTGTCCTCGCCGCAGCAGGAGACAAAAAGATCCAGGTCATCAAGGTTGTCAGAGAGCTTACAAGCCTCGGACTCAAAGAGGCAAAAGACCTTGTTGACGGAGCGCCGAAACCGGTAAAGACCGGCGTGTCCAAGGAAGAGGCAGAGGCCATTAAGGCAAAGCTTGAAGAGCAGGGCGCAAAAGTAGAATTGAAATAA
- the rpoB gene encoding DNA-directed RNA polymerase subunit beta, which translates to MAEALRVRKNFGKIPEILAIPNLIEIQKRSFERFLQENVPSEKRDEYGLQAAFSSVFPITDYNETSSIEFIEYIIGRPKYDLRESLDKGINFAAPLKIRVKLNLWEKGESGKKRLKESREQEVYLGELPLMTDTGTFVINGVERVVVSQLHRSPGIFFSHDKGKSPVGKVLFSARIIPARGSWFDFEFDTKDTLYVRIDRRKKLHATIILKALGYTEEQILKIYYPIEEITIKNGVATRKVSEVLVGSKAFKSIVDPKTEEVIVKEGGRITRSAIKKMEAANVKEISILKEELIGRVTLNDIIDPETGEVILESNEEIKEQVMEKIVAMKIPSLHLLYIDGIRYLPSLRDTLLLDKVGTTDEALIEIYKKLRPGEPPSIHDAKVLFEGLFFDPKRYDLSEVGRLKLNKRLGLDIPLENRVLTDKDIIEILRYLFDLRAAKGDVDDIDHLGNRRIRAVGELLENQFRIGLVRMERAIKEKMTLTELETAMPHDLINAKPVIAVIKEFFGSSQLSQFMDQTNPLSEITHKRRLSALGPGGLTRERAGFEVRDVHPTHYGRICPVETPEGPNIGLITSLASYARVNDYGFIESPYRKVQNGRVTNEVVYLSAIEGETHVIAQATSPMDEKGNIIGETVSARIGGDFKLVTPQEVEYMDVSPKQIVSVSASLIPFLENDDANRALMGSNMQRQAVPLLQTDAPRVGTGVEAVAARDSGVVIAAKRAGVVESVDAAKIIVRCDDGGVDVYYLVKFYRSNQATCVNQKPIVVAGQKVKKNQVIADGPATDKGELALGKNVLVAFMPWGGYNFEDAIILSERLVKDDVFTSIHIEEFLIEARETKLGPEEITRDIPNIGEEALKDLDESGIIRTGAQVKPGDILVGKVTPKSETQLTPEEKLLRAIFGEKAEEVRENCLYVPPGIEGTVLDVKVFTRKGASKDKRTKSIEEDKIEKMQQVLDEENRILRENSYKKMRELLLNEKTAEEIRVTGIKDVLCEAGKKITEKILESIPDKALRKVRLLDPEKREQLKLIEDETAGQIKKLEAEFERKMEQFKKGDELPPGVLKVVKVYIAMKRKIQVGDKMAGRHGNKGVISIVVPEEDMPYLPDGTPVDVILNPLGVPSRMNVGQVLETHLGWAAKTLNLYVATPVFEGASEREIKALLKEAGLPASGQITLFDGKTGQPFQKPITVGYMYIMKLHHLVEDKIHARSIGPYSLVTQQPLGGKAQFGGQRLGEMEVWALEAYGAAYTLQEFLTVKSDDVTGRARVYEAIVKGDVNLEPGVPESFHVLIKELQSLGLDVDLLEEKIFPEKGKNGGEKVEKRKAVAGGKKK; encoded by the coding sequence ATGGCAGAAGCTTTAAGGGTAAGAAAAAACTTTGGGAAGATACCGGAGATACTCGCGATCCCGAATCTCATTGAGATACAGAAGCGTTCGTTTGAGCGTTTCCTGCAGGAAAATGTCCCGTCTGAAAAAAGGGACGAATATGGATTGCAGGCGGCATTCAGCAGCGTATTCCCCATCACCGATTACAATGAGACCTCATCCATTGAATTCATTGAATACATAATCGGCAGACCAAAATACGATCTGAGGGAGTCCCTTGACAAGGGCATTAATTTTGCCGCCCCTCTGAAGATAAGGGTCAAGCTGAACCTGTGGGAGAAAGGGGAGTCGGGCAAGAAGCGGTTAAAAGAGTCCAGGGAGCAGGAGGTTTATCTTGGAGAGCTTCCGCTGATGACCGACACGGGCACGTTCGTAATCAACGGCGTTGAAAGAGTCGTTGTCAGCCAGCTCCATCGTTCCCCCGGAATATTCTTCAGTCATGACAAAGGCAAATCCCCGGTCGGCAAGGTGCTCTTTTCGGCGAGGATAATACCTGCAAGGGGTTCATGGTTTGATTTTGAATTCGACACCAAAGACACCCTTTATGTGAGGATTGACCGCCGTAAAAAACTTCATGCCACAATTATCCTTAAAGCGCTCGGCTACACGGAAGAGCAGATCCTTAAGATCTACTATCCGATAGAGGAGATAACAATAAAGAACGGCGTCGCCACCCGCAAGGTCAGCGAAGTGCTTGTCGGCTCCAAGGCCTTTAAAAGCATTGTAGACCCCAAGACTGAGGAAGTGATCGTAAAGGAAGGCGGCAGGATAACGAGGTCGGCCATTAAAAAGATGGAGGCCGCGAATGTTAAAGAGATATCCATCCTGAAAGAAGAGCTCATCGGCAGGGTAACGCTGAATGACATAATAGACCCTGAGACAGGCGAGGTCATATTAGAGAGCAATGAAGAGATAAAAGAGCAGGTCATGGAAAAAATAGTGGCCATGAAAATCCCTTCGCTCCACCTGCTGTACATTGACGGCATCAGATATCTTCCGTCACTGAGAGACACTTTATTATTGGACAAAGTAGGCACTACAGACGAGGCATTGATAGAGATTTATAAAAAGCTCAGGCCAGGAGAGCCGCCTTCAATTCATGATGCGAAGGTGCTCTTTGAGGGACTGTTTTTTGATCCGAAAAGATACGACCTGTCGGAGGTCGGCAGGCTCAAGCTTAACAAACGGCTGGGGCTCGACATCCCCCTGGAGAACAGGGTCCTGACCGATAAAGACATTATAGAGATCCTTCGCTATCTCTTCGACCTCAGGGCCGCCAAAGGCGATGTGGATGACATTGATCACCTCGGCAACAGAAGGATAAGGGCGGTGGGAGAACTGCTTGAAAACCAGTTCAGGATCGGACTTGTAAGAATGGAAAGGGCGATCAAGGAAAAGATGACCCTCACGGAGCTTGAGACCGCCATGCCGCATGACCTTATCAACGCGAAACCCGTTATAGCGGTCATAAAAGAATTTTTCGGCTCAAGCCAGCTCAGCCAGTTCATGGACCAGACAAACCCGCTGTCCGAGATAACTCACAAGAGGAGATTGAGCGCACTCGGGCCCGGAGGTTTGACAAGAGAGAGGGCTGGCTTTGAAGTCAGGGACGTGCATCCCACTCACTACGGACGTATCTGTCCCGTAGAAACTCCTGAAGGCCCGAACATCGGCCTCATCACTTCTCTTGCATCGTACGCAAGGGTCAACGACTACGGCTTTATTGAATCGCCGTACAGGAAAGTCCAGAACGGAAGGGTCACAAACGAAGTGGTTTACCTCTCCGCCATCGAGGGGGAGACCCATGTCATTGCGCAGGCGACCTCTCCGATGGATGAAAAAGGCAACATTATCGGCGAGACCGTGTCCGCGAGGATCGGCGGCGATTTTAAATTGGTCACCCCGCAGGAAGTGGAATACATGGACGTTTCGCCAAAGCAGATAGTCAGTGTCTCCGCGTCGTTAATCCCGTTCCTTGAAAACGACGACGCCAACAGGGCGCTGATGGGCTCCAACATGCAGAGGCAGGCTGTGCCGCTGCTTCAGACAGACGCCCCGCGCGTCGGCACCGGAGTTGAGGCAGTGGCCGCGAGAGACTCAGGCGTTGTTATAGCGGCAAAGAGGGCGGGAGTTGTTGAATCCGTTGACGCCGCAAAGATAATCGTCAGATGCGATGACGGCGGAGTGGATGTGTATTACCTGGTCAAATTTTACAGGTCCAACCAGGCCACCTGCGTCAACCAGAAACCCATTGTCGTTGCCGGACAGAAGGTAAAGAAGAACCAGGTAATCGCGGACGGCCCCGCCACTGATAAAGGGGAGCTCGCCCTCGGCAAGAATGTGCTTGTGGCCTTCATGCCGTGGGGAGGGTACAACTTTGAGGACGCCATAATCCTCAGCGAACGCCTTGTAAAAGACGACGTATTCACCTCGATCCACATTGAGGAATTTTTGATAGAGGCAAGAGAGACGAAGCTCGGGCCCGAAGAAATAACAAGAGACATCCCGAATATCGGAGAGGAAGCGCTCAAAGACCTTGATGAAAGCGGAATAATCAGGACCGGGGCGCAGGTCAAACCCGGCGACATCCTCGTCGGCAAGGTCACCCCGAAGAGCGAGACCCAGTTGACCCCTGAGGAAAAACTGCTCAGGGCCATTTTCGGCGAGAAGGCTGAAGAGGTGAGGGAGAATTGCCTTTATGTCCCGCCCGGAATTGAAGGAACGGTTTTAGATGTAAAGGTGTTCACGAGAAAGGGCGCTTCAAAAGACAAGCGCACCAAGTCCATTGAAGAGGACAAGATAGAAAAGATGCAGCAGGTCCTTGATGAAGAGAACAGGATACTCAGGGAAAATAGTTACAAGAAAATGAGAGAGCTCCTGCTTAACGAAAAAACGGCGGAGGAGATAAGGGTCACCGGAATCAAAGACGTCCTGTGTGAAGCCGGGAAAAAGATTACCGAAAAAATACTTGAGAGTATTCCCGACAAGGCCCTTCGCAAGGTAAGACTGCTGGACCCTGAAAAAAGGGAGCAGCTTAAACTGATCGAAGATGAAACAGCAGGGCAGATAAAGAAGCTTGAGGCCGAGTTCGAGAGGAAGATGGAGCAGTTTAAAAAGGGAGACGAGCTTCCCCCCGGGGTCCTCAAGGTCGTGAAGGTATATATCGCCATGAAGAGAAAGATCCAGGTCGGCGACAAGATGGCTGGAAGGCACGGGAACAAGGGGGTCATTTCAATCGTGGTCCCCGAAGAGGACATGCCGTATCTTCCGGACGGAACGCCTGTTGATGTGATCCTTAATCCCCTCGGTGTTCCATCACGAATGAACGTCGGGCAGGTGCTTGAGACGCATCTTGGATGGGCCGCAAAGACCCTGAACCTGTATGTGGCAACGCCGGTTTTTGAAGGCGCAAGCGAACGTGAGATCAAGGCGCTCTTAAAAGAAGCTGGCCTTCCAGCAAGCGGCCAGATCACTTTATTTGACGGAAAGACCGGGCAGCCTTTTCAGAAGCCCATCACGGTCGGTTACATGTATATCATGAAACTCCATCACCTTGTTGAAGACAAGATCCACGCCCGTTCAATAGGACCTTACTCGCTCGTTACACAGCAGCCTCTTGGCGGCAAGGCGCAGTTCGGCGGACAGAGGCTCGGGGAGATGGAAGTCTGGGCGCTTGAGGCATACGGCGCTGCATACACGCTCCAGGAATTTCTCACCGTAAAGAGCGATGACGTCACCGGCAGGGCGAGGGTGTATGAGGCGATCGTTAAAGGAGACGTCAACCTTGAACCCGGAGTGCCTGAGTCTTTTCACGTCTTGATCAAGGAGCTTCAGAGTCTCGGCCTTGACGTAGACCTCTTAGAGGAAAAGATATTCCCGGAAAAAGGCAAAAACGGCGGCGAGAAAGTTGAGAAACGCAAAGCGGTTGCCGGAGGCAAGAAAAAATAA